One window from the genome of Haloprofundus halobius encodes:
- a CDS encoding cation:proton antiporter, producing the protein MAAGGGGNLLLLVATIIGVGVVAQVLSDRFRIPSVLFLIAGGIVMGPILGVITPDSFGNALSAIVGLSVAIIVFEGAFHLHVDKLREAPAAALRLVTVGAVLALVATAAAVHYLLQTGWAIAFLVGSLLVATGPTVISPILEVVPTRSRVEAALETEGIVNDVTAAILAVVIFEAIVSGISGPTELVQHFTERLGIGLLVGAVVAGVLYYALRYVDLSPGNAPKNARLLVLAGALVAYGTADTIATEAGVAAVATAGVLLGNADIPYEDEILDFKGDITLVVLSFVFITLAALLDFDTLRELGARGALVVALIALVIRPALVFLSTVGDRFTRNEKLFMSFVAPRGIIPAAVATLFAIELRAMGMTAAANTLVGTVFLVILATVVFEGGFARQIAQRLDVIPMRILVIGGGKVGRTLAERLQARGEDVVLIENDPEIVEIARNEGFTVHAGDATDTQVLADAGAVNAKVVVAATGDDDVNLLVTQLAESKFDPETVIARANDPDNARAFQELGVEAISSTVATAQSIDDYIERPALSTWMDELGESGDVQEIAVTAADLVGKEIGDLGTSLPDGCLVALVSHDGETEVPSANYTLREGDRITLLGRQDAVREAMEYVHPEER; encoded by the coding sequence ATGGCCGCCGGAGGTGGGGGTAATCTCCTCCTGCTCGTCGCCACCATCATCGGCGTTGGTGTCGTCGCACAGGTGCTCTCGGACCGATTCCGTATCCCGAGTGTCCTCTTTCTCATCGCCGGTGGAATCGTCATGGGACCGATACTGGGCGTCATCACCCCCGACTCGTTCGGGAACGCGCTGTCGGCCATCGTCGGTCTCTCCGTGGCGATCATCGTCTTCGAGGGGGCGTTTCATCTCCACGTCGACAAACTCCGTGAGGCGCCGGCAGCGGCGCTTAGATTGGTGACCGTCGGGGCGGTGCTCGCGCTGGTCGCGACGGCCGCCGCCGTTCACTACCTGCTGCAGACGGGGTGGGCCATCGCCTTCCTCGTCGGGTCGCTGCTCGTCGCCACCGGTCCAACCGTCATCAGCCCGATTCTCGAAGTCGTCCCCACGCGTAGCCGCGTCGAAGCGGCGTTGGAGACCGAGGGTATCGTCAACGACGTGACGGCGGCCATCCTGGCGGTCGTCATCTTCGAGGCCATCGTCTCCGGCATCTCCGGCCCCACGGAGTTGGTTCAGCACTTCACAGAGCGACTCGGTATCGGTCTCCTCGTCGGCGCCGTCGTCGCCGGCGTGCTGTACTACGCGCTCCGCTACGTCGACCTCTCGCCGGGGAACGCGCCCAAAAACGCTCGTCTGTTGGTGCTGGCGGGCGCACTCGTCGCCTACGGGACGGCCGACACCATCGCGACGGAGGCCGGGGTCGCCGCCGTCGCGACGGCGGGTGTCCTCCTCGGCAACGCAGACATCCCGTACGAAGACGAGATACTCGACTTCAAGGGCGACATCACGCTCGTCGTCCTCTCGTTCGTCTTCATCACGCTGGCGGCGCTTTTGGACTTCGATACGCTCCGAGAGTTGGGGGCGCGAGGTGCGCTCGTCGTCGCGCTCATCGCGCTCGTCATCAGGCCGGCGCTGGTGTTTCTCTCGACCGTCGGCGACCGGTTCACCCGCAACGAGAAACTGTTCATGAGCTTCGTCGCGCCGCGCGGTATCATCCCCGCCGCCGTCGCGACGCTGTTCGCCATCGAACTCCGCGCGATGGGGATGACCGCTGCGGCGAACACGCTCGTCGGAACCGTCTTCCTCGTCATCCTCGCGACCGTCGTCTTCGAGGGCGGATTCGCCCGACAGATCGCCCAACGCCTCGATGTGATTCCAATGCGTATACTCGTCATCGGGGGCGGTAAGGTGGGCCGGACGCTCGCCGAACGCCTCCAAGCCCGTGGTGAGGACGTCGTACTGATCGAGAACGACCCCGAAATCGTCGAAATCGCCCGCAACGAGGGGTTCACCGTCCACGCGGGCGACGCCACCGACACGCAGGTGCTCGCCGACGCCGGGGCGGTGAACGCGAAGGTCGTCGTCGCGGCCACCGGCGACGACGACGTGAACCTGCTCGTCACCCAACTGGCCGAGTCGAAGTTCGACCCCGAGACCGTCATCGCCCGTGCGAACGACCCTGACAACGCCCGCGCGTTCCAGGAGTTGGGAGTCGAGGCCATCTCGTCGACGGTCGCGACCGCCCAGTCCATCGACGACTACATCGAGCGACCCGCGCTGTCGACCTGGATGGACGAACTCGGCGAGAGCGGCGACGTCCAGGAAATCGCGGTGACCGCCGCCGACCTCGTCGGCAAGGAGATCGGGGACCTCGGCACCAGCCTCCCCGACGGCTGTCTCGTCGCGCTCGTCTCTCACGATGGGGAGACCGAGGTTCCATCGGCGAACTACACGCTGCGCGAGGGCGACCGCATCACGCTCCTCGGCCGACAGGACGCGGTTCGCGAAGCGATGGAGTACGTCCACCCCGAAGAGCGGTAG